Genomic window (Methylosinus sp. PW1):
AGATCAGCGGCGAACTGGCGAGCGCGCTGGGCCTTGGACTCGAAGCCGGCGGGGGCGTCGCGATCCTCGTCGCGGGCTTCGTTGGCGAGCTTGGCGGTGAGGGTGCGGGCCTCGGTCAGCTTTTCGGAGTAGAAGCGTCCGGCTCCCTGGGCGGAAGCGACGTAGGTCCCGACGATGCGCTGAAAGTGCATCTTGGTGGCGGTCTCGTTGAGCGCTTCGTCGAAGGCGGTCCAGGTCTTGCGGAGCAGCGTGTCGTGGGCGTCGCGGATCCCGGAGAAGTCGGGCACGGAGAGGGCGAAGGCTGCGGCGACGTTCGTCGCGATCGCGTCGTCGGGGCATGCGCCGCTTCCTCGTGCACGTCTTGCCCAAGGGCTTTCGGCGCATTCGTCATTTCGGGACTGTCAGGAATCTTGTGTGCGGGGCCGGGTTCCCATCACGCCGCGACGAAGCGATCATCGAACATGATGGCGAATTGATTTTTCGCCTCGCACCATTCGCGAGGCGCCATTTTCCACTCTCCCGCGACTTGGCGCAAGACGAGATAGAGGAGCTTCATCGCCGCGTCATCGGTCGGAAAATGCCCTCTCGTTCGCACGGCGCGCCGCAGCTTCGCGTTCAAGGATTCTATGGCGTTCGTCGTGTATATGATCCGTCGCACCGCGATCGGAAAGGCGAAAAACGGGATGACCTGCTCCCAATTGCGCCGCCAGCCCTGCGCGATCGACGGATATTTCTTGCCCCAATGGCCGCCGTCGAAGGCCTCCAGAGCTTCGCGAGCCGCCTCGGCGGTCGGGGCGCGATAGATCGTCTTCAGCGCGCCGGCGATCGCCTTGCGGTCCTTGTATGAAGCGAATTCCATCGAGTTTCGAATGAGATGCACGATGCAGGTCTGCACGGTCGTCTGCGGAAACACCGCATTGATCGCCTCCGGAAAGCCCTTCAGGCCGTCGACAACGGCGATCAGTATGTCGCCGACGCCGCGGTTCTTCAGCTCGTTCATCACCCGAAGCCAGAATTTGGCGCCCTCCGAGGTCTCGATCCAAAGGCCCAGAATATCCTTGGTTCCGTCCGGCGTGACGCCGAGCGCGACATAGACGGCCTTGTTGCGAACCAGGCCCTCATCGCGGATTTTTACGCGCAGGGCGTCGAAGAAAACCAAGGGATACATCGCCTCGAGCGGCCGGTTCTGCCATTCGGCGACGGTCTCCAGCACGGCGTCGGTGACCGTCGAGATCAGATCGGGCGAGACCTCCAGGCCGTAGAGCTCGAGCAAATGGCCCTGGATCTCGCGCACCGTCATGCCGCGCGCATACATCGACACGATTTTCTCGTCGAAGCCGGGAAAGCGGCGCTGATAGCGCGCGATCAGCTTGGGATCGAAGCTCCCCTCCCGGTCCCGCGGAACTCTGATGTCGATCTTCGACGTCTCGGTCAGCACGGTCTTCTTCGAATAGCCGTTGCGATGGTTCGCCTTACCCGCCGCCGCTTCGCTCTCGAGATGGTCGTCCATTTCGGCGTTCAGAACCCGTTCCGCCAGCGCCTTCTTCAGCTCGTCGAACAGGCCGTCCTTGGAAAAAACCTCCTTCGGATCGCGTCCCGACAGCAATTGGTCCAGTGTGTCCTTCTTGATCGCCATAGCCCGCCTCCTGCGGTTCTACTATGGCCCCGCACACAAGATTCCTGACAGTCCCGTCATTTCGGCTTTTTCGCCAACGCCCGCCGCGCCCAGAAGCTCGCCCATATCCGTGCCGCTCTCGATATGGCCGAGCCGCCGCTGGGCGCCGAGCCCGCCGATTATCGCGAGCGCTACGCCACGCTCACCGGCAAGCGCATCGACATCTGCCCCTGCTGCGGCGGCCGCATGGTCGATCTCGGCCCTCTGCCCCGTCCTTCGAAGCCGCGCCACTCGACGCAAAGATACGACACCTCATGAGTCCGATGGATCACCGCTCGTCCGTATCCGCGAACTTCGACGGACGCATTCCCGCGCCGAACGGGAGCGATCGCCGCGGCGCGCGTTTCGATGCCGCCATCCAGAGATCGCGAGCGCTCGCGTCACCGCAAATCGCGCGTAACTCCGGCGTTATCGACTGCCGTTCCCCTTTCAGCAGCTCGTTGCTCGATCCTCGCGGCGCCTCAAACCTCCGATGGCGCCGTCCAAATCCGGCCCGGCGCATCGAGCGCCCATAGATCGTGGCCAACGTCACCGCGGCTTCGTTCAATCCGGCTTCAAATAGGTTCCGCGGTCGAGTGGCTGCATGATTCGTGACGCGGAACCTATTTGAACCCTCAAGTATTCCGAACATGCCGGAGCCGAAATTGATCGCGCCCTTGGAACGCTTCCAGGCCTTCATCATGCAAAACTCAGCGACGGCCGCCGTGCTCGCCGTAGGATAAAAATGAGGGGATGGATGAGGGGGTTAACAGATTCGCTTAGATGAGCTACTTGTCTTGCGCCGTCACGAAGCCGCCGATCTTAATGCACAATGAGATTGGGGAGGCTCCAACGAGGTTCAAATGAAAAAGCTGCTCGTACTTAGCTTCTTTCCTGCATTCAACCCCCCTCAGAGCGGAGGCGAACTCCGACTCTATCATCTTTATCGAGAATTGAGCAGCTTCTATCAAGTAGTCCTTATCAGCTCGTCTCATCTCGGCGGCAAAGAAGAGATCGTTTATCATACTGATACTTTTATCGAACGGCGCATTCCCAAGGATCATCAGTTCGCTGAGCAATGGGATCTATTGAGCCTGACGGCGGGTGACGGCGATTTGTCAGGTCCTAGCGTTGGGGCGGCTGGCCGTCTACCGTCGATGTTTCATGCCGCCTATTTACAAGAATATAGCGACTCCGACGTTATTATCCACGATTCGCCTTTCACTCTCGACTACGATCTTTTCTTCAACATCGACACGAAGCCACGGGTTTACAATTCTTACAATTGTGAATCGCTTCTCTACAAGCAACTCCACCCCGGCGACAAGTCCACGCCAATCCATAATCTCGTCTACGATCTGGAACTTCGTCTGTTGAAAGGTGCAGATCTCGTCATTTATTGCAGCGAAACTGACTTGCGAAGCTTCGAAGAAATGACGTC
Coding sequences:
- a CDS encoding IS256 family transposase codes for the protein MAIKKDTLDQLLSGRDPKEVFSKDGLFDELKKALAERVLNAEMDDHLESEAAAGKANHRNGYSKKTVLTETSKIDIRVPRDREGSFDPKLIARYQRRFPGFDEKIVSMYARGMTVREIQGHLLELYGLEVSPDLISTVTDAVLETVAEWQNRPLEAMYPLVFFDALRVKIRDEGLVRNKAVYVALGVTPDGTKDILGLWIETSEGAKFWLRVMNELKNRGVGDILIAVVDGLKGFPEAINAVFPQTTVQTCIVHLIRNSMEFASYKDRKAIAGALKTIYRAPTAEAAREALEAFDGGHWGKKYPSIAQGWRRNWEQVIPFFAFPIAVRRIIYTTNAIESLNAKLRRAVRTRGHFPTDDAAMKLLYLVLRQVAGEWKMAPREWCEAKNQFAIMFDDRFVAA